The nucleotide window taatgtactaacaacattaaacgattaataaagatacaccacttaacaacacgactgtaatttaacggtagaaatatacagtgttatttataaagaaggatttatcagccgcagtttagattctgatgcccgtttactgtgttgtatacggtaatttaggcgagttacgtttgaaaggtcaaacactcaacaaagcttattttttatcatataactgtggtatttaacattacgtgaatgtaaaagcaacctcacaagcacaatcgaattatacaaagttattgataaggatttattagccgcagtttagattctgatgcgcgcttactgtgttgtatacggtaatttagtcacgtcgagttttgtttctactttaatatacgtattgtcatttatgcgtatcatatttagcacccagaatcttttgtggctcaaacatatttgtgttcggctgctatttttatcacattaatgtttttaaaacatttccccacatgtaatgacggggaatgaagccgtccaatcatagcagtgggtgtttacgtccaggtcttcaatgcggcccgccccttcaaacgaaccatttctccagacagccactaatctatgttacaaaatagcctattacttattgtttttgatgtttttgaatgtaaaaaccacgcggacatcagaagtagacatcaggcaacagtataaaacaataaaatcgacaaattcaccgcccctttaatacaaatactttgtttattttaaaaaatacagtgaAGTGGGTAATTatcaataaaaagaaattaagagccaccaacctgtatattaccctttattattttaggtacacttgggtacattaaaacagaacccatgtctaattttcaaatgcatacaattatgttaaatacaatacaattttgatgcaagatgaaaaatttatgctgaaaaaagtcaaaacagtcgcattccttgatcaaacaggatcaggttatttctttttttttttaaatcgatTTGTGGCCTTAAAGAAACGATTTTTAATCAACCACGTAAAAAACCCttaattaatcgaaaaatcgattgcccagccctaaattcaatgtaaaTTGAGGACTTGAATTgaattgtaatgtaatgtaaaaagCTCACTGAATTCCATGCTGAATGGCGCACAATCTTTTGGATCTTTAATATATCTAATTGCTATTGAAGTcaaagtttaatgttaagtgcacaagtataaaaatacataaatatataaaacttaaaggggccatggcatgaaaatgttagcattgccactgtAGGTGTGAGCCAAAAGtagtcgttttgggtgtgtcctttaacatgcaaatgaacggatgaagtgcaaacactgatcacaatgatggtggtttgatgcaattcaaacccaattgtgctgtcaataattttttctctttgtctttctgtctgcactaaatgccagtgctgtggttggattgtgcagattaaggggtggtattattataataagatctccttgTGACATCATAAGTAGAgctaaatttcaatgacctgtgGCATTTTTGCTAatattttcatgccatggcccctttaaagtgTTAAAAACTCCACAAAAAAAAGCATATAAAGAAAACTTTGACCTTACTTGGTGGTCATAGAATGACTGCGTCATAACATCTGACGTTTTATAACCAATTTGTCTTATTTGTTCGAAATCTGATAAAACAACTAATAAACTAATAAATTGTCTTGCTTAGCCAATACCTGTAAACTGAAAGACTGCGATAAGAGCCACAATTAAAAATTTAATGGCCACAATAAACTATATAAATGACCATATTAATAAGAAAACATATGAACATAATTTTTaccttaatttatttattattcatacAGTGACACATATAAAGTTATAAAGTTCAGATGACAGAGATTTTAGTTTTCTCTGATTTGActctaatacattttttacttttaatactttttaatttttaagaaCCTGACAAAATTTCCATCACAGTGATGAAAATGCATTCATAAATTCTTCTAGGTCACCCACATAAAAATACTCCATACAAAATACGCTATATTTACGATGCATTTACTGCATGCATTTGCTTTGAATTACTACAGTTTCCTATAGTAAACAGTAAAAAGCATAATACAGTGCTTTGTCATGTGGTGAGGTTTCATCATAGCTCCAGCTACCCTTGACAAATGTCATCATTCTCTGTGCACGCGAAACAATGGCCCATGTCCAGGAATGATGACATCAGCAGTCTTTAATGCCAACTCTCGGTTGATCTCTTGTACCTGGGGGTTCTCACTCAGCTCCCTCCAGGAGTCCTCATCATGGCAGCGTTCAAACAAGTCCCCTGCAACAAGGACCGTACCTTGTAAGGTTCCTTTCACTAAGACACTGACATCTCTGCCTGTGTGTCCAGGAGTGGGAATGATTGATACCTTGTGGATGAAGTGCAATGCAGAATTAGTGTCTTTCAaaaacagcaacaacaacaaatacatTGCTATACATATTTGACCAGTGACtattatatttagttttttttattgtttattttcctATTTCAACATACATTAGCTATAACCTGCATTGTGAGTTTTATACATGTATGGGTTTCATACGAAGTATCAATAAATGTTCACTGGAAGTAACAACCAGTGATGCCCTGTATAATAAGCCTGTTTACATACttgtagggctgtgcaaaaaatcgactgcgattatcatgcgcgtgtcatcagtaaagccggttccgtgattagtattaaatcgccatcagctgctttcagatggagcggcatttattaaacagacccgtagttcaccgagaagctaggcaaaatcgggttcataatcgaggaaaatcgattccgattttctatgcgattttgcctagcttctcggtgaactacgggtctgtttaataaatgccgctccatctgaaagcagctgatggcgatttaatactaatcacggaaccggctttactgatgacacgcgcatgataatcgcagtcgattttttgcacagccctacatACTTGTATGATTTAAAACTTACACAGTCATCAATAGGGTATGGTTGTCCCTCAGCTAGTTGATTTGGCAGATATCGATCACCCACGCTTATGTCACATCCCACGATTATTTTGGCGTGTGGAAACAAACCCAAGTTTCCCACGTGGTCAGAGTGACCATGAGTCCCGACAACTACAGCCACAGAGCCTGGTGTTAAACCTTTCTCCTTAAGTTTTACGACGAGAAATTCTCGATCCCACGGGCCCCCGGTGTCTACTAGAATAGTTTGTGGCCCTGTTATTAACGTGATGGTACCGTCAGCTTTAAACGAGCCGTCTGTTTCAGCTCTACAGTATCCCTCTTTCAATACTGAAATGCAGTACGGTTGTCCTGGAATTTCGGAAATGATGTCAGATTCACTTTTTCTTATTGAGCAATGCTTATCCATTTGAATGTTGTGTTCATAAAGTAAGCGCTAAATTGTACTTAAGATAAACAAAacatgtaacacattcaaggtTTCATTTTCAACCGGACTTCGTCAGCTACGGAAAGTCACTGAAGACAAATATAATTTCGGCGTTTCGCTTTCTCGCTTTATCCGCATTATTAAACAATTGCACCACCATCTGGTGAGAAAGGGAACCCATCAACCTAAGATATTAGAAAGAGCTTTATATTCTCAAGTACGCTGAAACTTGAAATATCCAGTGCAGACATACAAATACAGCatatgtataaatatttaaGCGAATAAGTGGCGAAACACAAGTCACGTTTGTGTGATATGTGGCTTTTACTAAAAAGGGGAAGAATTACACTGACGGACGATGTTGCGTGACGTCACGGTTTACCATTAGCATCATGGCGGCATCAGAGGCACCTTCGCAAACATCATTCATGGATCCTTTCAAAGATGTACTGGTTAATTATTTAATGCCAGAAAAATGCTTTGacgaattttttttacagttcaaTCTTCTGCACGGTAAGACTTAATGCCACTAGTTTAAGGGCAACTTTACACATGAATGAAGGACATTTCAGTGCTTCCTAGTTGGGGtttcttatttttttgcaaGGAAACAAAACATATACATTTACAACAAGACATCAATATAAAcctaaaacaaacaaaccaataaataaataaagaaagaataCAGCGAGTTTGCAGTTTACAACATAACGTTATATGGCTATACACTTCCTATTTGGCGTTAACAGTTACTGCAAACAATTATATGACAGCATGCATTTCTCTCCTTTTAGCAACTTTCGTTTTTAACCACATTAATCATATCTTATAAGGTCTTGTGATCATGGACAAGTCTAAATAAACTGCACATGAGGCACTTTAAAATAACGAAACAAATAATCATGAATAAACATCTATTATGCAGCAAAGATTAAACGTAGATATTGTGCGATTTGAGCTATTATATGTTTACAAGTTTTATTTATCAAATGAATACTCGTTGAAGTCAGTAAAGTCAACAGCTTCACTGCTTTATTACACTTGTTTGAAGTTAGGAGGCGGAACTACAGCAACATACACATGGCAAAATCTTACTGGATGCGTCTGTCCTGTGTTCGTTAATGATCGGGAGTTTCCGTAAATCTGTTAGGAATGGGGTCTTTGGTATGACCATCTCAGTTTATCATGACAAATTTGTATGCAAGTGTTTATACAGTCATTCaagtgtatgtttttttttattatttaagtgttaaagactttttttacatttcactTTACATTCTTTACATCCCAACCCCTTCtaaatggcatttaaaaaaaggtaTTTGAATATAATTCATATAATTCACTTCCTTTACTTATATTTTTCTATTAACTACAGTGGAATGTCTAAAGATTATTATCAGCAAAGGCCTAGGCATTGGGATTATCCTTGGCTCTGTATTAGGTAAGGAAAAGTCTGTCATCACCtttacaacacacacacacacacacacacacaatacaaaagcattttaacactGCTATTTTCGTGAATGTTTCTTAATAGTGAAACTACCTCAGATTCTCAAGCTGATTGGTGCAAAAAGTGCTGAGGGACTGAGTTTTAACTCTATACTACTGGAGCTGTTTGCGATCACAAGCACCATGGCCTATAGTATAGTCAACAGTTTTCCTTTCAGgtacatgcatttaaaatgacacacaGGCCTAGTATGTTTCACGTATAATGGCATTGCTGTGTGTTTCTTAGCTCATTACATGACATTTTATTGAAtccttttataaatataaaatttgcAACAAATTGTGATTCCAGTGTTGTGtttatttctgtgtttttgtattttacagTTCCTGGGGTGAGGCTCTTTTCCTTATGCTTCAGACAGTGACTATCGGGTTTCTCATTCAGCACTATGCAGGAAAAACCTTCAGAGGTAAAAAGACACTTTCAGTTATACTTTAACGTTACTGTTTCTGTGATTCTTGACTGAATAGTTTTATACATCATGGTGCACTGTGCTTTACACCCATTTGCAGGTTTGGGGTTTGTGATCGTCTATTCTTGTCTGCTAGCAGTCCTCATCTCTCCCTTGACCCACAGAGACATAGTCACTACCATGCAAGCCTCGAATATGCCAGCAATTATCATTGGACGGGTAAATATGTAACCATGAGAAACAACCCTGTTCAACAGTTAGCCCAGTTTATTCTAAATATATTATGTGatgttctttctcttttttttctttttagttaaTTCAAGCTGGTACCAACTACAGAAATGGCCACACTGGACAGCTGTCAGCCATTTCAGTCTTTCTACTGTTTGCAGGCTCTCTAGCACGTATATTCACTACAGTGCAGGTATGAAATCAAGTTGTATATTTAGATATTATCATAGGTTCTAAAAGACCTGCATTGGCATATTATACAAAAGTAGGTCTGTGGAGCAGTGACCATATTAACAATATGTGTCTTTTGTCTTTGTACAGGAAACGGGAGATTTCCTCATGGCTGTCACTTATGTCATCTCTTCTTTCTGTAATGGTGTTATTGCAGCTCAGGTTCTTTACTATTGGAACAGCACATCTGCCCTTAAAAAGAAGGCCGAGTAGAAGAAAGGAAGACAGATTTGGAATTCAGTATTAAACAACTGAAAGGATCAGATGTCTCCCAATCAAAATGATAGTTTGAGTAAAACTGAGCTATGTCCCTTAATCGGTTATAAATGGcatttatttttgtcatatcAGTGCGACTATAAATATTGAATAGATGCACACTTTCACATATTCCAGTTGCCTGAAAATGGACCAAAAATCCACTATACTGTTTGGGGAGGGTCTGGAATTTCTTTTATAATAGTACGCCGTTTTCTTATTCTCTCTTTGTTGTTGTGGTTGTGGGTTATGAATTAGGCGATTTCTTGGACCATTAGCTAAGCTCAGGTAGGGGAACAACAAGGGGACAAGTATTATTACTTTCAACCCTAAAAGAATCAATCTACATGTTGTTTTAATAAAGCAATCattatgcattatttttgacaTTCTGTCTCACAGTAATGTCCTGACTGCATATTTGCTAAAATTcattgttttttgcttgttaacACTTCACCTCTGCTAAAAGCGGATTGGATAGACAGTTGTTCACTGGTAAATTTAGCTCTTATTTATTCAGTCTCTGTACAGTACAAATTGATGATTAAAAGAATCTATACGTATAAATATTAACATCATCCCATGCTGATTAAAGTCCTGATAGAACCTCAGAAAGGACCTGCTATCTCTTTAGGTAGTGGATCattatgttttttctttttgtgaaAGCAAATCATACAGCATATTTTACGGTCTTTCAAATTATGCAAAACTGGTAACATACCTTTATGGGTTGCACAGAGACTTAAGTGAGTCTTCTGGGTATtctgtttaattttaaatgtcacATAATTGTTTAGAGTCATATAAAGTGACTTGTATTGTCATTCAATGTACCTAGGtacattataaaaaatatgatataaagcactttttttttcaaagattGTATTATTCAACCATTAAGTGCAAGTTTGAATGATAAAAATTGCACATGATATATTAGTGActttattttcttctttttttttatgtgaatATCTCACAAATTGGTGTATAAATGTCAAAGTTGCAGCTTACTTTTTGATAATTGCCTTGTTCTCAttactattttttatttattgtagaAGGTGACACAAATGATTGCAGAAATATAGaatgttatgtttattttttaagttataactCTGTCGTCACCTATAATGCAAGGCTACAATTGTCATACTTATTCATACCACCAGAGAGAGGCAAAGAGTCAGTGCTAAAACAAATGGTATGTTTCACTGTTGTTGATCTACTATATGTGacactgtctgtgaaatccagcttaaagtctcataatctaataatgagatttaTAAGCATCAACGTTTGATTTCACTATGATTCAGTCACAGTCTTTGAGATTTCCTTACTCTatcaatatttattattttaaggttatattttcacacaatgttttttACACTATGAAGCAtaatttaaacaacaaaaataaaatattaacttgTTTTTTACAGGGATGGGCACATGATAGCATTACGTAGTTGCTGCATTAATGCTATTGACatgatgtaaaaatattttgaacaaaactttaaattaCTTCTTTTATCAAACtagatttagatttttttattaagaaataGCTAAATAATATGTCAAAAACTGTCTGTATTTAGTCCTCATGTGTGTTTAGACATAGGAGTTGGTATAATTCTGCCTGTTCTGACATCCGATAAAATTAAAGACATTGATTATTCTGCCTCATTTTGAGGTAACAATAAATTTGCCCATTCATTAATGTTTTAACATGCACCTTGCAATCATTTTTGAGACATGTCAGTTGAACAACTTTATGTGTCAACTGTAGAAGAATATGTTTGCTGGTAGTCTTGAGAAattaacaaaatattaacaaccagaataaatgtaaaa belongs to Paramisgurnus dabryanus chromosome 2, PD_genome_1.1, whole genome shotgun sequence and includes:
- the mblac1 gene encoding metallo-beta-lactamase domain-containing protein 1, whose translation is MDKHCSIRKSESDIISEIPGQPYCISVLKEGYCRAETDGSFKADGTITLITGPQTILVDTGGPWDREFLVVKLKEKGLTPGSVAVVVGTHGHSDHVGNLGLFPHAKIIVGCDISVGDRYLPNQLAEGQPYPIDDCVSIIPTPGHTGRDVSVLVKGTLQGTVLVAGDLFERCHDEDSWRELSENPQVQEINRELALKTADVIIPGHGPLFRVHRE
- the mpdu1b gene encoding mannose-P-dolichol utilization defect 1b, translated to MAASEAPSQTSFMDPFKDVLVNYLMPEKCFDEFFLQFNLLHVECLKIIISKGLGIGIILGSVLVKLPQILKLIGAKSAEGLSFNSILLELFAITSTMAYSIVNSFPFSSWGEALFLMLQTVTIGFLIQHYAGKTFRGLGFVIVYSCLLAVLISPLTHRDIVTTMQASNMPAIIIGRLIQAGTNYRNGHTGQLSAISVFLLFAGSLARIFTTVQETGDFLMAVTYVISSFCNGVIAAQVLYYWNSTSALKKKAE